A region from the Enterobacter roggenkampii genome encodes:
- the trpB gene encoding tryptophan synthase subunit beta, producing the protein MTTLLNPYFGEFGGMYVPQILMPALRQLEEAFVSAQKDPAFQAEFTDLLKNYAGRPTALTKCRNLTEGTKTTLYLKREDLLHGGAHKTNQVLGQALLAKRMGKTEIIAETGAGQHGVASALASALLGLKCRIYMGAKDVERQSPNVFRMRLMGAEVIPVHSGSATLKDACNEALRDWSGSYETAHYMLGTAAGPHPFPTIVREFQRMIGEETKAQILEKEGRLPDAVIACVGGGSNAIGMFADFIDDTRVGLIGVEPAGHGIESGEHGAPLKHGRVGIYFGMKSPMMQTDEGQIEESYSISAGLDFPSVGPQHAYLNSTGRADYVSITDDEALEAFKTLCRSEGIIPALESSHALAHALKMMKDNPEKEQLLVVNLSGRGDKDIFTVHDILKARGEI; encoded by the coding sequence CCCGCAAATCCTGATGCCCGCGCTGCGCCAGCTGGAAGAAGCGTTTGTGAGCGCGCAGAAGGATCCGGCATTTCAGGCGGAATTTACCGACCTGCTGAAAAACTATGCAGGCCGCCCAACGGCCCTGACCAAATGCCGCAATCTGACGGAAGGCACGAAAACCACGCTGTATCTTAAGCGTGAAGACCTGCTGCACGGCGGCGCGCACAAGACTAACCAGGTGCTGGGCCAGGCGCTGCTTGCGAAGCGTATGGGCAAAACCGAAATCATCGCCGAAACCGGCGCAGGCCAGCACGGCGTGGCCTCGGCGCTCGCCAGCGCCCTGCTCGGCCTGAAATGTCGCATCTATATGGGGGCGAAAGACGTTGAGCGTCAGTCTCCGAACGTCTTCCGTATGCGTCTGATGGGTGCAGAAGTGATCCCGGTGCACAGCGGCTCCGCGACGCTGAAGGATGCCTGTAACGAAGCGCTGCGCGACTGGTCTGGCAGCTACGAAACCGCGCACTATATGCTCGGTACCGCGGCGGGCCCGCACCCGTTCCCGACCATCGTGCGTGAGTTCCAGCGCATGATCGGGGAAGAGACCAAAGCGCAGATCCTCGAAAAAGAGGGTCGCCTGCCGGATGCAGTCATCGCCTGCGTCGGCGGCGGGTCAAACGCCATCGGCATGTTCGCAGACTTTATCGACGATACCCGCGTGGGTCTGATTGGCGTCGAGCCTGCGGGTCACGGCATTGAATCGGGTGAACACGGCGCGCCGCTGAAGCATGGCCGCGTGGGGATCTACTTCGGCATGAAATCCCCGATGATGCAGACCGATGAAGGCCAGATTGAAGAGTCTTACTCTATCTCCGCTGGCCTCGACTTCCCGTCCGTCGGACCGCAGCACGCCTATCTGAACAGCACCGGTCGTGCGGATTATGTCTCCATTACCGATGACGAAGCGCTGGAAGCGTTCAAAACGCTGTGCCGCAGCGAAGGGATCATCCCGGCGCTGGAATCTTCACACGCTCTGGCCCATGCGCTGAAAATGATGAAAGACAATCCGGAAAAAGAACAGCTGCTGGTGGTCAACCTTTCCGGACGCGGTGACAAAGATATCTTCACCGTTCACGATATTCTGAAAGCACGAGGGGAAATCTGA
- the trpA gene encoding tryptophan synthase subunit alpha: protein MERYDNVFAELKSRQEGAFVPFVTLGDPGPEQSLKIIDTLIESGADALELGIPFSDPLADGPTIQNATLRAFASGVTPTQCFEMLAAIRQKHPTIPIGLLMYANLVFNRGIDEFYAECARVGVDSVLVADVPVEESAPFRQAAMRHNVAPIFICPPNADDTLLRQIASYGRGYTYLLSRAGVTGAENKAALPLHHLVEKLAEYHAAPPLQGFGISSPDQVTAAIDAKAAGAISGSAIVKIIEKNVDKPEQMLAELKAFVTAMKAATRKV from the coding sequence ATGGAACGCTACGATAACGTATTTGCAGAACTGAAATCCCGCCAGGAAGGCGCGTTCGTTCCCTTCGTCACCCTGGGCGATCCGGGCCCTGAACAGTCGCTGAAGATCATCGACACCCTGATTGAATCCGGTGCCGATGCGCTGGAGCTGGGGATCCCGTTCTCTGACCCGCTGGCGGATGGCCCAACCATTCAGAATGCGACGCTGCGCGCATTTGCTTCGGGCGTGACGCCAACCCAGTGCTTCGAAATGCTGGCGGCGATCCGTCAGAAGCACCCCACTATCCCGATTGGCCTGCTGATGTACGCCAACCTCGTGTTCAACCGCGGTATCGATGAATTTTACGCCGAGTGCGCACGCGTGGGCGTCGACTCTGTTCTGGTCGCCGACGTGCCGGTCGAGGAGTCCGCGCCGTTCCGCCAGGCGGCGATGCGTCACAACGTCGCCCCGATTTTCATCTGCCCGCCGAACGCCGATGACACACTGCTGCGCCAGATAGCCTCTTACGGGCGCGGTTACACGTACCTGCTCTCCCGCGCAGGCGTGACCGGTGCCGAGAATAAAGCGGCCCTGCCGCTGCATCATCTGGTGGAAAAGCTGGCCGAGTACCATGCCGCACCGCCGCTGCAGGGCTTCGGGATCTCCTCTCCGGATCAGGTCACCGCGGCGATTGACGCGAAGGCTGCGGGTGCCATTTCCGGCTCTGCGATTGTGAAGATCATTGAGAAGAACGTGGACAAGCCCGAGCAGATGCTGGCCGAGCTGAAGGCGTTTGTGACCGCCATGAAGGCGGCGACGCGTAAAGTCTGA
- a CDS encoding SOS response-associated peptidase, which translates to MCGRFAQAQTREEYLAYLADEAERDIAYDPEPIGRYNVSPGTKVLLLSERDEQLHLDPFFWGYAPEWWDKPPLINARVETAATSRMFKPLWQHGRAICFADGWFEWKKDGDKKQPYFIHRADGQPIFMATIGSTPFERGDEAEGFLIVTSAADKGLVDIHDRRPLVLSPEAAREWRRQDVEGKEAEEIVADGTVPVDKFIWHTVTRAVGNVKNQGPKLIETFL; encoded by the coding sequence GTGTGTGGACGTTTTGCACAAGCTCAAACCCGTGAAGAATACCTTGCCTATTTGGCTGACGAAGCCGAGCGCGACATCGCATACGACCCTGAGCCTATTGGACGTTACAACGTGTCTCCCGGTACAAAAGTCCTGCTGTTGAGCGAACGCGACGAGCAGTTGCATCTTGATCCGTTTTTCTGGGGTTACGCGCCTGAGTGGTGGGATAAGCCGCCACTGATTAACGCGCGCGTTGAAACTGCAGCCACAAGCCGAATGTTTAAACCTTTGTGGCAGCATGGACGGGCGATATGCTTTGCAGATGGTTGGTTTGAGTGGAAGAAAGATGGTGACAAGAAACAGCCATACTTCATTCACAGGGCTGATGGCCAGCCTATATTCATGGCTACGATAGGCAGCACGCCATTTGAAAGAGGCGATGAAGCGGAAGGATTTCTGATCGTGACCTCAGCAGCTGATAAAGGCCTGGTTGATATTCACGACCGTAGGCCATTGGTTCTTTCGCCGGAAGCAGCACGCGAATGGAGGCGCCAAGATGTTGAAGGGAAAGAAGCAGAAGAAATTGTCGCCGACGGCACTGTTCCAGTAGACAAATTTATATGGCACACTGTGACGCGTGCCGTGGGGAATGTGAAAAATCAGGGACCAAAGTTAATCGAGACCTTTCTATGA
- a CDS encoding Y-family DNA polymerase, with the protein MFALCDVNSFYASCETVFRPDLKGRPVVVLSNNDGCVIARSAEAKAAGIAMGEPFFKQKDLFRRAGVVCFSSNYELYADMSNRVMTTLEEMSPRVEIYSIDEAFCDLTGVRNCRDLTDFGKEIRATVLKRTHLTVGVGIAQTKTLAKLANHAAKKWQRQTGGVVDLSNIDRQRRLLAIVPVEDVWGVGRRISKKLNAMGIKTALDLSEQSTWIIRKHFNVVLERTVRELRGEPCLDLEEFAPAKQEIVCSRSFGERVTEYEQMRQAICSYAARSAEKLRGEHQYCRFISAFVKTSPFALNEPFYGNSASIKLLAPTQDSRDIINAAVKCLDKIWKDGHRYQKAGIMLGDFFSQGVAQLNLFDENAPRAGSEKLMEVLDHLNAKDGKGTLYFAGQGIQQQWQMKREMLSPRYTTRYSDLLRVR; encoded by the coding sequence ATGTTTGCGCTCTGTGATGTGAATTCGTTTTATGCATCATGCGAGACGGTGTTTCGGCCCGATTTAAAAGGGCGACCAGTGGTTGTTCTTTCGAACAATGATGGCTGTGTAATAGCACGCAGCGCCGAGGCCAAAGCCGCTGGAATTGCTATGGGAGAGCCTTTCTTCAAGCAAAAGGACCTTTTCCGGCGCGCTGGCGTTGTCTGCTTCAGCAGCAACTATGAGCTGTATGCTGATATGTCGAACCGAGTAATGACGACGCTTGAGGAAATGAGCCCCCGAGTCGAAATTTACAGTATCGATGAAGCTTTTTGTGACCTGACGGGCGTTAGGAACTGCCGGGACCTGACTGACTTTGGCAAAGAGATCCGCGCTACAGTTCTGAAGCGAACGCACTTGACTGTCGGGGTTGGCATTGCCCAGACAAAGACATTGGCGAAGCTTGCCAATCACGCAGCGAAGAAATGGCAGCGCCAGACCGGCGGGGTAGTGGACCTGTCGAACATTGACCGTCAGCGGCGGTTACTGGCTATTGTACCTGTGGAGGATGTATGGGGTGTCGGCAGACGCATTAGCAAGAAGCTCAACGCTATGGGCATCAAAACGGCGCTGGACCTCTCTGAGCAGAGTACGTGGATTATCCGTAAACACTTTAACGTGGTACTCGAGCGAACGGTCAGAGAGCTGCGCGGCGAGCCTTGCCTTGATCTTGAAGAGTTTGCGCCGGCAAAGCAGGAAATCGTCTGCAGTCGTTCATTCGGCGAACGCGTCACAGAATATGAGCAGATGCGTCAGGCCATCTGCAGCTATGCGGCCCGCAGTGCTGAAAAGCTTCGTGGTGAGCACCAGTATTGCCGTTTTATTTCTGCATTCGTAAAAACCTCTCCCTTTGCACTTAATGAGCCATTTTACGGCAACAGTGCGTCGATAAAATTACTGGCACCTACGCAGGATTCCCGCGACATTATCAACGCCGCGGTAAAGTGCCTGGACAAAATCTGGAAGGATGGCCACCGATACCAGAAGGCAGGGATCATGCTTGGGGATTTTTTTAGCCAAGGGGTGGCCCAGCTCAACTTGTTCGACGAGAACGCGCCGCGTGCCGGAAGCGAAAAGTTGATGGAGGTGCTCGATCACCTGAATGCTAAAGACGGAAAAGGAACGCTCTACTTTGCCGGACAAGGCATTCAGCAGCAATGGCAGATGAAGCGTGAAATGCTTTCGCCACGGTACACTACAAGATATTCGGATCTTCTCAGGGTTAGATAA
- a CDS encoding translesion error-prone DNA polymerase V autoproteolytic subunit, translating into MEFIRPAELREIIALPLFSDLVQCGFPSPAADYVEQRIDLNELLVAHPSSTYFVKAAGDSMIEAGISDGDLLVVDSSRTAEHGDIVIAAVEGEFTVKRLQLRPTVQLNPMNSAYSPIIVGSEDTLDVFGVVTFIVKSAS; encoded by the coding sequence ATGGAATTTATCAGGCCTGCAGAACTGCGAGAAATAATCGCTCTCCCGCTTTTCAGTGACTTAGTGCAGTGTGGTTTCCCAAGCCCCGCGGCTGATTACGTTGAACAGCGCATCGACCTCAATGAGTTACTTGTTGCTCACCCGAGCTCAACATACTTCGTCAAAGCAGCGGGTGATTCAATGATCGAAGCCGGGATCAGCGACGGTGATTTGCTGGTGGTGGACAGTTCGCGCACGGCTGAGCACGGTGACATTGTCATTGCCGCGGTGGAAGGGGAATTCACTGTTAAGCGCCTGCAACTGCGCCCTACCGTGCAACTCAATCCTATGAACAGCGCTTACTCGCCAATCATCGTCGGCAGCGAGGACACGCTTGATGTGTTCGGTGTCGTGACTTTCATCGTTAAATCTGCGAGCTGA
- a CDS encoding tail fiber assembly protein, producing the protein MALTLKNLTIYTPEYYALMIQAIYLQTEDGLDWYLHLTRFQPDTLKICFDDKGVIRSYHADASRLYPLNLSVTEVNTADVPDDLNIYGEWMWNGEKIIPREFTRQEKIDQAEAHRSELIAAAGEKIAPLQDASDLGIATKVEADQLMAWKSYRVKLNRLVFTNDQEISWPSPPET; encoded by the coding sequence ATGGCATTAACACTTAAAAATTTAACGATTTACACACCTGAATATTACGCTCTAATGATTCAGGCGATTTATCTTCAAACAGAAGATGGTCTGGACTGGTATCTACATTTGACCCGCTTCCAGCCTGATACGCTGAAAATTTGTTTTGATGATAAAGGAGTAATCCGATCATACCATGCTGACGCGTCACGCCTTTATCCGTTGAATCTTTCGGTAACTGAGGTCAATACCGCCGATGTGCCGGATGACCTGAATATTTACGGTGAATGGATGTGGAACGGCGAAAAAATAATTCCGCGCGAGTTTACCCGGCAGGAAAAAATCGACCAGGCGGAAGCCCATCGTTCAGAATTGATCGCCGCTGCAGGGGAAAAAATTGCACCACTCCAGGATGCCAGCGATTTGGGTATTGCCACAAAAGTGGAGGCGGATCAACTGATGGCGTGGAAGTCCTATCGGGTGAAACTAAACCGCCTAGTGTTCACAAATGATCAGGAGATTAGCTGGCCGTCACCGCCAGAAACATAA
- a CDS encoding phage tail protein, which produces MAEKYYSILTNRGKELEAQSTATGKPVIIKDFVVGDGNGQPVKPDPALTALVREVYRAAVSALQVSPEQDNQFIAQLVLPADVGGFVVREVGLLTDAGELYAVANCAAIEKPVSGISVKLQFRLAVSETADIELKVSTGDGLFLRQDANLSDVMDIVRTRKNLGLKEAAVLDVGTKAGTVAAGDDERITGAVQRAGDEMAGSLAITDSTALRLKQKDVSTLFRFDGTTFYLMFTKKGDPNGGYNNLRPFYVDANTGAVTLGNVVKAPAGITANSITSNTSVFIESDDRQHIIFQNKDGTPRAYIYKDRNSDLRLNNGNEGGGDFVISRTGDIFWGPNGARLSYDGNLYGSVWGGWLSNWLTGRLGAKAEINWVQSNFITDVALGAEGSFIIAKNAWQRAPAGCVLTGYNAEGNEPVNDTLFYRPIQKYVPTVGWMVIGHTA; this is translated from the coding sequence ATGGCTGAGAAGTATTACAGCATTCTGACCAACAGAGGCAAAGAGCTGGAGGCGCAGTCTACAGCGACCGGGAAGCCCGTCATAATTAAAGATTTTGTAGTAGGTGATGGTAACGGCCAGCCGGTTAAGCCTGACCCGGCATTAACAGCCCTTGTTCGCGAAGTTTATCGTGCGGCGGTTTCAGCATTGCAGGTCTCACCGGAACAGGATAATCAGTTTATTGCGCAGCTTGTACTGCCTGCCGATGTGGGCGGCTTTGTAGTCAGGGAGGTCGGGCTGTTGACCGATGCAGGCGAGCTTTATGCTGTAGCGAACTGTGCCGCGATCGAGAAGCCAGTAAGTGGTATCAGCGTTAAACTCCAGTTTAGACTCGCCGTGTCTGAAACGGCTGATATCGAGCTGAAGGTTTCAACGGGCGATGGGTTGTTTCTGCGACAGGATGCAAACCTGAGTGATGTGATGGATATAGTCAGGACACGGAAAAACCTTGGGCTGAAAGAGGCAGCTGTTCTGGATGTTGGGACAAAAGCTGGCACTGTGGCGGCAGGGGATGACGAACGCATTACCGGCGCTGTGCAGCGTGCTGGTGACGAAATGGCGGGATCTCTTGCTATCACTGACTCAACCGCACTCCGCTTAAAGCAGAAAGATGTGAGCACCCTTTTCCGCTTTGACGGTACAACGTTTTACCTGATGTTTACTAAAAAAGGTGATCCGAATGGCGGGTATAACAATTTACGTCCTTTTTATGTTGATGCAAATACCGGGGCTGTAACCTTAGGTAATGTAGTTAAGGCCCCTGCGGGAATTACTGCAAATTCAATTACGTCGAATACAAGTGTTTTCATCGAGAGTGACGACCGTCAGCATATTATTTTTCAAAATAAAGATGGCACCCCGAGAGCATATATTTATAAAGACCGTAATTCCGATCTTCGTCTTAATAACGGTAATGAGGGAGGCGGAGATTTTGTTATCTCCCGTACCGGTGACATCTTCTGGGGCCCGAATGGAGCGAGACTGAGCTATGACGGGAATCTCTACGGTTCTGTATGGGGCGGTTGGCTGTCAAACTGGCTAACTGGGCGGCTTGGGGCGAAGGCGGAAATTAACTGGGTGCAGTCAAATTTCATCACTGATGTCGCACTGGGTGCCGAGGGGTCATTCATCATTGCTAAAAATGCATGGCAGCGCGCGCCTGCTGGATGTGTCCTTACTGGTTACAACGCCGAGGGTAACGAACCTGTAAACGATACATTATTTTACCGCCCCATTCAGAAATATGTTCCGACTGTCGGCTGGATGGTCATTGGTCACACTGCATAG
- a CDS encoding phage tail protein I — translation MDKFRSLLPPSAIQPERALEQASSEQITALDTGMVRKVKDPDTCPAHLLPWLAWEFSVDSWEDAWTEAEKRQVIKDAAYVHQHRGTAGAVRRSLSAVSLPTTVVEWWEDLPRKAPYTFRIEVYSLQEVDDALYQRIRRQVDKAKNLRSLLTSIDVIADLGAMGTYYTGGAVTAWIDIDIEAGV, via the coding sequence GTGGATAAATTTCGCTCCCTGCTACCACCCTCCGCCATCCAGCCAGAGCGGGCACTGGAGCAGGCCAGTTCGGAGCAGATCACAGCGCTGGATACGGGCATGGTGCGTAAGGTGAAAGACCCCGATACCTGTCCGGCGCATTTGTTGCCCTGGCTTGCCTGGGAATTTTCGGTTGATTCCTGGGAAGACGCCTGGACTGAGGCTGAAAAGCGGCAGGTGATTAAGGATGCCGCATATGTTCATCAGCATCGCGGTACTGCCGGCGCTGTCAGGCGGTCACTGAGCGCTGTCAGTCTCCCAACTACCGTGGTGGAGTGGTGGGAGGATCTGCCGCGTAAGGCTCCCTACACCTTCCGCATTGAGGTTTACAGCCTTCAGGAAGTTGATGACGCGCTGTATCAGCGTATCCGGCGGCAGGTCGATAAAGCGAAGAACCTGAGGAGTCTGTTGACCTCTATTGACGTGATTGCCGATCTGGGCGCTATGGGAACTTATTACACCGGCGGTGCTGTCACCGCCTGGATTGATATTGATATTGAGGCAGGAGTTTAG